The sequence ATATTCTTGGGAAAAAACTGCTAAAGGTGTTCTTGAGGCCTATGAAGAAATTCTTTAAGAGGGATATTTCTTTTGTATTTTTTATTTTTATTGTTTGGAGACTGGTTTTATTTTTAGTTTCCTATTTGTCTTTATTTTTTATTCCAAAATACGGAGGCTGGTTTCCTTACGTTGAAAGAGTTCTTGAGATTACAAAATTACCTTCTTGGATTTGGGGTTGGGGAGGGTTTGATGGAGTGCATTACCTGCGTATAGCTCAGAATGGTTATGATTTTATTCCTTCTCAAGCCTTTTTCCCTTTGTATCCGTTTCTAATAAGGTTTCTTAATTTCTTCCCTCGTCAAAAATTTCTTGACACCAGTGTCTATGTTGACCCTTCCTTTTTTATAGCAGGTATTTTAATTTCAAACATTTTTGCCTTCTTGGCATTTTATGCTTTTTACAAACTTGTCAAAAACGATTTTGGTTCAAAGATTGCCGTTCTTTCTTTGTTTCTTCTTATTTCTTGGCCAACCTCTTTTTATTATGGCGCTATTTATACAGAATCTTTGTTTCTTTTTCTTGCTTCTTCTTCAATTTATTTTGTTAGGAAAAGGAATTTTATTTTTTCCGGCATATTTGCTTGTTTGGCTTCAGCTACAAAGGTGGTAGGTGTAGCCTTATTCTTTCTAATCTTGATTGAATTTTATTTAAATTACAAAGATAAATTTAAAATCTCTAAATCTTTCTTAAGGGATTTGTTTGGAGTTTTAATCTCACCACTTGGTCTTTTCTCTTATATGGCTTATCTTTGGCGTTATTTTGGCAAGCCTTTTTATTTTGTTTCTGCTCAGCCTCTTTTTGCTGCCGAAAGGAGTGATAAGCCAATTATTCTTTTACCACAGGTTTTTTATAGGTATTTCAAGATTCTTACCAAAACACCTTTACTTTCTCACCAGTTTAATATTGCTTTTCTGGAGCTTTTTTTAACAGTTTTATTTTTATTTTTCCTAGTTCTATTTATTAAAAAGATGAGGTTTTCTTATTGGATTTTTAGTTTCTTGGTTTTGATTATTCCCACGCTCACCGGGACACTAACTTCAATGCCTAGATACACCTTGACTGCCTTTTTGATGTTTCCTTTTTTGGCCAAGTATTATCCGAAATTAGTTAAAATATCCTTGCCATTTTTAGTTATTGTTCATATTTTTTTGCTTTTCAATTTTATTCGTGGATATTGGGTAGCATAGTTTTTGTTTTTATGAATTACAGAAGCGCCAAAAGAGAGGTGAAGCTTACTTTTTCAGATGATGATTGGAGGAACTTTTGGATATTGCAAAAGTAAAGGATCTTAATAAAGAATCTGTAAGGAAGTTGTTTTGCTTAGCTTTTAAACTTTTTATCAGCGATTAATACTCCATTGACGATTTATCAGCAATTTGTGACAGATTATTTTCAGTCTTGGTTAGGTCTGGCACCAAAAAGTATCCCGAGCTTCTTGATGGAGTGGAAGCAGGTTCTGAGATTTCTTTTTACATCAGAGACATTAATCTTCTTCCTATTTTTAATAGATTTTTAAAAGATATTTTTGACGTTTATTATCTTGTTTCTAAAAAAAATAGGGTATTTTCTTTTTTTATTATTGTTGTATAATCTTCTTATGGCTAAGGCCAAAAAGAAAGCTTTAATTACAGGGATTACTGGACAGGATGGATCTTATTTGGCAGAGCTTCTTCTTAAAAAAGGCTACGAGGTTTCTGGTATAGTGAGAAAAACTAGTCATTTTTATTATGCCAACATTGCCCATATTCAGCATAATTTGAATCTGATTCAAGCTGATCTTTTAGACCCTGTATCTATTCGTGAAGCAATTCAAAAAGTTAAGCCTGATGAAATTTATAATTTAGCCTCCCAATCTCATCCTGCAGAATCTTTCAGGCAGCCAATTCATACAGCTGAAATTACTGGAATTGGTGCTCATCGTGTAATGGACGCTGCGCTTGATGTTGTTCCTAATGCTAAGTTTTATCAGGCATCTTCAAGTGAGATGTTTGGATGGGTAAAGGAAATTCCTCAAAACGAAAACACTTCTTTTAATCCTGCCAACCCTTATGCTGCAGCCAAACTTTATGCTCATAATATCGCAAGAATTTATAGAAAGAGTTATAAGATGTTTATTTCTTGCGGTATTCTTTTTAATCACGAATCTCCTCGTCGAGGTTTGGGCTTTGTTACTCAAAAAGTTACCTATGCTGCGGCTTGTGCTAAGCTTGGTATAAGAACTAGTCAGCATTTGAATGAAGAAGGGGAGCCAATTGTTAAAGATGGTAAGGTGGCGCTTGGAAATTTGGAAGCAAAAAGAGACTGGGGCTTTGCTGGAGACTATGTTGAAAGTATGTGGTTGATGCTTCAACAGAAAGAACCTGATGATTATGTGATTGGAACAGGAGAAACTCACACAATAGCTGAGCTTTGTGAAGAAGCTTTTTCTTACCTTGGTCTTGATTGGAAAAAGTATGTTGTTGTAGATCAGCGTTTTATAAGGCCAACTGAAACAGGTCCATTGGTGGCTGATTATTCAAAAGCAAAGAAGGTCTTAGGGTGGAAGCCAAAAACTTCTTTTAAGGAGCTTGTTCGTATGTTGGTTGATGCTCACTTGGCTCGTCTGAGATAGCCTTAATGTTCAAAAAGGTAGACTTTTTTGTTTTATCTTTTCTTCTTTTTTCATTTTTTGTCATTCTCTTTTTTAGAAAACCTGATATCTTTCATTATCGTTTTAATGAGAGGTTAATCTCTGATTATTTGCGAAGCCAAGATATAGAGGATAAAGAAAGAAAAATAAAGGACAGAATATTTTTGTCAGATGCTGATATTTATCTTGCTTCTGGCGTTCTTTATGCCATGGGAGAGGATCCAACAAAATTTAATTTCCAACATCCTCCTTTGGTTAAATATCTTTTTGGTTTTTCTAATCTATATTTTGGCAATCCTTACTATGTGCAAGTATTTTTTTCATCCTTAATTATTATTTTGACTTATATCTTGGGTCTAAAAATTTTTAAAAGCAGAAAAGTTGCTTTTTTATCATCTTTAATGTTAACTTTTGATCCGATTTTACTTTCAACCACTTCACAAACTCTTCTTGATAACACAAATACAGCTTTTTCTTTGTTATTTGTTTTATTGTTTCTTTTATTTCCTAACAACTTTATTCTTAACGGCATTGTCTTGGGTCTTCTTTTTGCCTCCAAGTTTTGGAGTACTAGTTTGATTTTGGTCATTTTTGTTTTTGCTTATCATTATTTTGTTTTAAAGAAGAAGATTAAACCAAGGTCTATTTTTTTAACTTTTTTGATTGCTGTTTTCGTTTTTTGTCTTTTTTATCTGAAGACTTTTGTCAATCATGGTGGAAAATTTAATATTTTATTTTTTGAAATTAAGAATTTAAAATTTATGCTTTCTCACAATAGCTCGCCTGTTCTTGGCAATTCCTTGATTCTTTTTTTGACTGGTCATTTTGTTGATTGGTGGGGAAGCGGGAAGTGGCTTTCTGCTGATGTTTGGAGTTTTCTTTGGCCAGTTTCTTTTTTGTTTGTTTTGCTGAATCTTAAAAAAGGTTTAAAGGAAAAAGAGAAGGGCTTGTTTTTTCTTTATCCCTTTGTCTTCTTTTTAACCAGTCTTTTTAACACCGCCTTTACCCGTTATTTTCTTCTAATTTTGCCTTTTTTCTACCTCTCTTTTTCTTATTTATTAATAAAAAAATAATGGTCAATGGTCAATGGTTGAGGGTTAATATTCGTCAGCTCCTTTTCCACTTCTATATTTTACTTGCTACTGTCTCTTGTCTCTGCTTTTCTACCCTCTTCTACCCTTCCACTCTTCTATTCTTCCGCTCTCTTCTACTCTTCCACTCTTCTACTCTTCCACTCTTATTTATCATTGACTGCTTTTGGCGGTTTTGTTTTAATTAGATTATGCAGAAGGAAAATCATCAAGAATTTATAACTAAAGACTTTCTCCAAGAGTCTCTTCAAGATTTTGCTGATACAATTCTTGCGGGTATGTATGATATGTATAACAAGTTAGACAGAAGACTAATGAACGTCGAGGAAAGGTTAATGAATGTTGAAGGAAGATTAACAAACGTTGAGGAAAGGTTAACTTCGGTTGAGTGGCAGGTTGATTCTTTGAACAGAAAGTTTGAAGCCCAGCAAGTTAGGTTGGATAGGCATGATAGTCGGATTTCCAAGCTTGAGAAAATTCACCCCAATGGCAAACATTCTTTGCCTGCCTATTAGCATTTGTTTTAATTAAGGGTGGCTTTTATAGCGCCCTACTTTCTACCCATCTAGCCTCTTCTTTCTGACATGGTTATTATCTAGAATTTATTCTCTTACCCCTTACCCATACCCCATAATTCTTAAATCTTAAATCCACAACCTAAAATTTATTATCTACAGCATTTCTTTGGATTATTATTTCTTTAAATGCTTGGATAAATGATATTGCTGTTATGAAGAATCTTCCGTTTTCAAGCAAAATTGGCTTTAATGTTAGGTAGTAGTAATTTTCTTTCTGATATTTTTGCCCATAGAATTGGTTATGGAGATTCGCGTAAAGCTTGCTTGGTTTTTTGGCATTGTTTTTATAAATAAAATATTCAAATAATCCATTTACAATAAGATCTTTTGTTTTAAACCACAGATAAGCCCAGAATTCTTCTTCTGGTGCAATTTTCCTTGCAAGCTCTAAAGCAAATCTGTGAGCGTATTTTTCTTTTTGATAGTTGGTTAGCAAGAGATGATTTTTGTTTTCTTTTATCATTTCCATTTCTTGTCGTGCATGTCCTAACTCGTGTATGAAAGTGAATATAGAGGGTATTGTTTTATATTTTAGACTGCATCTTATTTCAAATATTTTTTTGTTCTTGTTGTAAAGGCAGGAGGCTTCTTCATCTTTTATTATTTTTATTTTTTTGATTATTTCTTTTGCTAAAGGGTCTGATTCTTGCCAAATTTTATATACTTCTTCCAATTGGTATTCCTTTTGAGATTTGTGTTTAGGGAAAGTTAAGTAGTGTTCCGACCAGTATTCTTTTGGCAATCCCTTTTTGAATCTTACTTTTTGATTTATGAATGATGTAATTTTTTGGGAGTCTTTGACCAAATTTTCAAGATTTTTCTGAGGGATTTTGTTGTTTTTTGCTAATTCATCGATGAAGTTTTTATATCCTTTATGTACTGAGGATTTTTTTAGGAAGTCTGTAAATTTACAGAAATATTTTTCTGCCTCTTTTAAGTCTTTTTTGTAAGCCTCAAACCTTTTTAATTTCTGTTTGTAGCTGATTTTTGCGACTAATATCTTTCTTATCTTATTTGCTTTTTCTTCTGGTATTAAGTTTCTTATTTTTTGAAGTTCAATTGCAGCATCAAAGAGAGCGGCTTTATAGTATATGTTTATCATTTTTAAATTTGATTGATTTTATCAAATATTTTATTTTTTTCTTTCATTTAATTGCAGATTGATTGACGGTTTTATTTTGAGTGTGTTTTCTTTTTCCCAATAATTCATAATTCATAAATCTTAAATCATAAATCATATTTATCTATTTAGGATTTATTTTGCTCTTATATTATTCCAGCACTTCACTTTTAAGAAGCATTGCTTGTTTTATCCAGAAGTCTTGCCAAATTTCTTCAAGAAGACTCTTTTGTGTTGGTGTGAGTATGGTTTTTACCATAACCAAGAGGAAAGAACTTTCTTTCTTTTTGGGTCAATATCAAGCTTATCCCAATATTTTCTCAATAGTTTTTCTTTTATTTTTTTACCTCTGAGGCCAAAGTTTATTTGCTGCTCTAGTTTCCAGATTATATATTTTTCTTTGTCTTTTTTTAATTTTTTGGTATCTACACTCCAGTTATACATAGTTAATTATGTCATTTTAGCTTTCCTTTTTCTTTATAGAATTATAGTCAAAATTATTCTCTTAATCCTTACCCCGTACCCCATAATTAATAATTCATAGATCTTAAATCATTTTTCCAATTTTTGACTTTTGAATTGTAATTTTGCATTTTGCATTTTGAATTTTGAATTATTATTTTGCTGTATAATATTCCCAATGGCGCGCTACCCTAAAATTTCAATTGTTGTTCCTTCTTTTAACAAAGTAGATTTTATTAAAGACACTTTGCGATCAATTGTTTCTCAAAAATATCCCAATTTAGAGGTGATAATTCAAGATGGGGGATCAACAGATGGAACTTTAGAGGTAGTTAAAAAATATCAGAAGAAATACCCCAAGGTTTTTAAAGTTGAAAGTAAAAAAGATAAAGGCCAGCTTGATGCAATAAACAAAGGGCTAAAGAAGGCAACAGGGGAAATATTAAGTTTTATCAACGCGGATGATTTTTATGAAGATAAGGCTTTTTATAAGGTGGCAGATTTTTATCTTAAAAATAAAGATGCTTTATGGTTTGCCGGAAAGGGGAGAGTGGTTAATAGAGAAGGGAAAGAAATTGCCAAAATCGCCACACTTTATAAAAATTTTCTTTTGAACCTTTCTAATATTCAATTTCTACTTGTTACCAATTATCTTTTTCAGCCTTCAGTTTTTATAACTCGCAAAGCCTACAATAAATACGGCCCTTTTACAGGCACTAAAACTGCGGTTATGGAATACGATTTATGGCTTAAACTTTTTTCAGTTTCAAAGCCAGTGGTTATTCCTTACTATCTTTCCTCGTTTCGCCTTTACAAAGGTTCAATTTCAACTTCAAAATTCAAAGATATGATGAAAGAAGATGAAAAAATAGCCAAAAAATATACATCTGATCCTTTGGTTTTACTTCTTCATAAAATGCACAACTTAGCAAAATTTTTCTGGGCATAATTTGTTTTTAATTGAGATTTAGATAATTAAATTATAATATTGTTTTAAGATTCTAATATATGTTTTTATCAATAATCTTGCCAGCTAGGAATGAAGAATTTTTAATTAGGGATACTCTTAAGGATATCACCTCTTTTCTCTCTAAAAGAAAGATTAATGATTATGAAATTTTGGTTGTATTAAATGGTTGTACTGATGGAACCGAAGGTATTGTTAGAGAATTAAATAAGAAAAACTCGAGGATAAAAATTTTAAAATCAGATCCTGGTTATGGGTTAGCTTTAAGAAAAGGGCTGGAAGGATCTAGAGGTAGATATGTTGTGGTTTTTAATGTAGATTTCTATGATTTAAAGATGATAGATCTGGCAAGTATAGATTTATACGGTAAGGATTTAATCATTGGTTCCAAAATGACC comes from Patescibacteria group bacterium and encodes:
- the gmd gene encoding GDP-mannose 4,6-dehydratase; translated protein: MAKAKKKALITGITGQDGSYLAELLLKKGYEVSGIVRKTSHFYYANIAHIQHNLNLIQADLLDPVSIREAIQKVKPDEIYNLASQSHPAESFRQPIHTAEITGIGAHRVMDAALDVVPNAKFYQASSSEMFGWVKEIPQNENTSFNPANPYAAAKLYAHNIARIYRKSYKMFISCGILFNHESPRRGLGFVTQKVTYAAACAKLGIRTSQHLNEEGEPIVKDGKVALGNLEAKRDWGFAGDYVESMWLMLQQKEPDDYVIGTGETHTIAELCEEAFSYLGLDWKKYVVVDQRFIRPTETGPLVADYSKAKKVLGWKPKTSFKELVRMLVDAHLARLR
- a CDS encoding glycosyl transferase yields the protein MFLSIILPARNEEFLIRDTLKDITSFLSKRKINDYEILVVLNGCTDGTEGIVRELNKKNSRIKILKSDPGYGLALRKGLEGSRGRYVVVFNVDFYDLKMIDLASIDLYGKDLIIGSKMTHWSADKRPLLRRTISYLFNLYLRLFYGFKGSDTHGIKIMKREVVKKVLPKCVTDSGIFDTEFVLIAQYLGFKFADFPVEIVEKRPPRFSKRMLKTPSDLFNLHRVLIGNDFKNEIK